Proteins encoded within one genomic window of Tigriopus californicus strain San Diego chromosome 12, Tcal_SD_v2.1, whole genome shotgun sequence:
- the LOC131892274 gene encoding uncharacterized protein LOC131892274 — MNIYEWKVIYFAAFLSHSMVATGQLAKFSGTPFDPVKAGIATSTQSQFGCPLVTNRALEPLIRHGRSPGLFSFDGLSVDRRESYIMSIRRSEGCIVGLVFGSNPVDFGLVADLTERIPNSKLIVMGASNELIATINRQVVVLVEDPIAKNVKVNIFCGRQSGAYWSKNVNLWTPGRGFKKAFDWNRYCRNILDRQRFVVGHSGLNPMVMLPKKPGDKIRGVEVDAIKLFGQKHNLNVEFIHGQIEASGADLNRSKALLGQLYRGKIDLALTVVLHVDGYRDFACTSYTDTLELKYCTRRPQKLVAFGNLGRGFDFWSWISVFTCLSLFSITFALIFHVYKSLIRLKTLYKNPGHPMDFLLLTFTAFVEPDPLVWFPSWSSGKLLFVLWSIFSFFVTSFFNSNLRSNLIAPSLEPKVETTDDFLNSGRDLLLLDLLGFLLKQKSGTGFQRFLDYVEDNPSSLYSLNDDLDAVTDKIMSGGAVIICPKDSEMTNYPTDPVNMGLPNRYFSRESIFSGFMANRLRKYSPYLPYLNTVIERFRESGLHQRALYEQLPLVALPGQFKPDQNENGIRMSLDMMWMALFILGGGIILGMVAFIFEKVMDMRKRSIVGQ; from the exons ATGAACATATACGAATGGAAAGTTATCTATTTTGCTGCGTTCTTGTCTCATTCAATGGTTGCTACTGGCCAGCTTGCGAAGTTCTCAGGCACACCTTTTGATCCCGTGAAAGCTGGGATTGCCACGTCCACCCAATCTCAGTTTGGATGCCCATTGGTGACCAACCGGGCATTGGAACCTTTGATTCGACACGGTAGATCCCCAGGTCTCTTTAGCTTTGATGGATTGTCTGTGGATCGTAGAGAAAGCTACATCATGAGCATCCGGAGGTCTGAGGGATGTATAGTTGGATTGGTATTTGGGTCGAACCCTGTAGACTTTGGATTAGTGGCCGATCTCACGGAGCGCATTCCCAATTCAAAACTGATCGTCATGGGAGCCTCTAATGAGCTGATTGCTACAATCAACCGACAAGTCGTGGTATTGGTAGAGGATCCAATAGCCAAGAACGTTAAG GTCAACATATTTTGCGGCCGACAATCTGGCGCTTATTGGAGTAAAAATGTGAACCTTTGGACTCCTGGCCGTGGGtttaaaaaagcatttgattggAACCGCTATTGTCGAAACATTTTGGACCGTCAACGATTCGTCGTGGGGCATTCTGGATTAAACCCGATGGTGATGTTACCCAAGAAACCAGGGGATAAGATTCGGGGCGTGGAGGTTGACGCCATCAAGCTTTTTGGGCAAAAGCACAACCTCAACGTGGAATTTATTCACGGACAAATTGAAGCATCTGGAGCAGATTTGAACAGGTCAAAAGCGCTTTTGGGACAG TTGTATCGAGGTAAAATAGACTTGGCCTTGACTGTGGTCCTTCACGTTGATGGATACAGAGACTTTGCATGCACCTCGTATACTGATACCTTGGAACTAAAATATTGCACCAGACGACCGCAGAAGCTTGTGGCTTTTGGCAATTTGGGTCGGGGATTCGATTTCTGGAGCTGGATCTCAGTCTTTACGTGTTTGAGTCTCTTCTCCATTACTTTTGCCTTGATTTTTCACGTTTATAAGAGCCTGATTAGACTAAAAACCTTGTATAAGAATCCTGGACACCCCATGGATTTCCTTCTCCTTACCTTCACCGCTTTTGTGGAACCCGATCCTTTGGTGTGGTTTCCATCTTGGTCGTCAG GAAAGCTTTTGTTCGTCTTGTGGTCAATATTTTCGTTCTTCGTTACAagttttttcaattcaaacctACGAAGTAATCTTATTGCCCCATCATTGGAACCCAAGGTTGAGACGACGGATGATTTTCTCAATAGCGGACGGGATCTTTTGTTGCTGGATTTGCTCGGATTTTTGCTCAA ACAAAAATCCGGAACAGGATTTCAACGCTTTCTGGATTACGTTGAAGATAATCCCTCATCCCTGTATTCTCTCAATGACGATTTGGATGCGGTGACAGACAAAATCATGTCTGGAGGAGCGGTCATCATTTGTCCCAAAGACTCTGAGATGACCAACTATCCAACGGACCCCGTTAATATGGGTTTGCCTAATCGGTACTTTTCCAGAGAGTCCATATTCAGCGGTTTCATGGCTAATAGATTACGGAAATATTCCCCATACTTGCCATATTTGAATACAGTGATTGAACGGTTCCGAGAATCAGGCCTCCATCAAAGGGCCCTATATGAACAATTGCCATTAGTTGCTCTACCTGGCCAATTTAAACCGGATCAGAACGAAAACGGGATCCGGATGAGCTTGGACATGATGTGGATGGCTCTGTTTATTTTGGGTGGAGGAATCATCCTGGGCATGGTAGCCTTCATCTTTGAAAAGGTGATGGACATGCGCAAACGAAGTATCGTGGGACAATGA